One genomic segment of Spiroplasma endosymbiont of Poecilobothrus nobilitatus includes these proteins:
- the ychF gene encoding redox-regulated ATPase YchF: MALKMGIVGLPNVGKSTLFNAITNSQVEAANYPFATINPNVGTVEVPDERIDTLIALCAPRKAIHSTFEFYDIAGLIVGASKGEGLGNAFLQNIRETDAICMVIRCFDNKDITHVEGTIDPIRDIEIINLELIISDQEQIKKRIDKISKKAQTLKQKEDVFEYELLLKLATGLEENKLLKDLTLSDDELKVAKNFNLLTIKPFIYVANVAESDLNQPDNFYVKTVKEYSQQQEIEVVVICAKIEEELSALEPDDRKLLMADYGIKEAGLSQLIKKSYALLGLQTFFTAGKQEVRAWTFKKGATAPMCAGIIHSDFERGFIRAKVYSYADLVQYGSEKAVKENGRLRSEGKTYVMQDGDICFFKFNV; the protein is encoded by the coding sequence ATGGCATTAAAAATGGGAATAGTTGGTTTACCAAACGTTGGTAAATCAACTTTATTTAACGCAATTACAAATTCACAAGTTGAAGCAGCTAATTATCCATTTGCAACAATTAATCCAAATGTTGGGACAGTAGAAGTTCCTGATGAACGAATAGATACTTTAATTGCTCTTTGTGCTCCGCGCAAAGCAATTCATAGTACCTTTGAATTTTATGATATTGCTGGATTAATTGTGGGAGCTAGCAAAGGTGAAGGTTTAGGAAATGCTTTTTTGCAAAATATTCGAGAAACTGATGCAATTTGTATGGTCATCCGTTGTTTTGATAATAAAGATATTACCCACGTTGAAGGAACAATTGATCCAATTCGTGATATTGAAATTATTAATTTAGAATTAATTATTTCTGACCAAGAACAAATTAAAAAACGAATTGATAAAATTAGCAAAAAAGCACAAACTTTAAAACAAAAAGAAGATGTTTTTGAGTATGAATTATTATTAAAGTTAGCAACAGGATTAGAAGAAAATAAATTATTAAAAGATTTAACATTATCAGATGATGAACTAAAAGTAGCAAAGAATTTTAATTTATTAACAATTAAACCTTTTATTTATGTTGCTAATGTTGCAGAAAGTGATTTAAACCAACCAGATAATTTTTATGTTAAAACAGTTAAAGAATATTCTCAACAACAAGAAATCGAAGTAGTTGTTATTTGTGCTAAAATTGAAGAAGAATTATCAGCATTAGAACCAGATGATCGGAAGTTATTAATGGCTGATTATGGCATTAAAGAAGCTGGTTTAAGTCAATTAATTAAAAAATCTTATGCTTTATTAGGCTTACAAACATTTTTTACTGCTGGTAAGCAAGAAGTGCGAGCCTGAACTTTTAAAAAAGGAGCAACAGCACCAATGTGCGCGGGAATCATTCATTCTGACTTTGAACGTGGTTTTATTCGGGCGAAAGTTTATTCTTATGCTGATTTAGTGCAATATGGCAGTGAAAAAGCTGTAAAAGAAAATGGACGTTTACGAAGCGAAGGGAAAACTTATGTTATGCAAGATGGCGATATATGTTTTTTTAAATTTAATGTTTAG
- a CDS encoding ParB/RepB/Spo0J family partition protein gives MASNTKSRLSSKGLDKIFGEGINEVIKGIESNDALKETANEIVLAEIFPNPHQPRKNFNEEELTELAQSIKEYGLIQPIIVKKTNNGYYLVAGERRSRAAKLAGLTTIPAIVVDFNDQQMKEVALIENIQRVDLNSIEEANAYKELIELLGLTQEELAQRIGKSRSHVTNTMRLLNLPAEAQTLLLENKVTMGQVKPLISLNVDKNELKNIINKIINLNLNARQVEELAKEYNPKITKPLIENSEKDSSKRAVNEFLENKIMQKLGTKVVIDTEKIVIKYTGIKDLNRILELLGLIDD, from the coding sequence ATGGCAAGTAATACTAAGAGTCGATTAAGTTCAAAAGGGCTAGATAAAATTTTTGGTGAAGGAATAAACGAAGTAATTAAAGGGATTGAAAGCAATGATGCATTAAAAGAGACAGCGAATGAAATTGTATTAGCGGAAATTTTTCCTAATCCGCATCAACCCCGCAAAAATTTTAATGAAGAAGAATTAACAGAATTAGCACAGTCAATTAAAGAATATGGTTTAATTCAACCTATTATTGTGAAAAAAACGAATAATGGTTATTATTTAGTTGCTGGAGAGCGTCGTAGTCGGGCTGCCAAATTAGCAGGATTAACAACGATTCCAGCAATTGTTGTTGATTTTAATGATCAGCAGATGAAAGAAGTTGCTTTAATTGAAAACATACAACGGGTTGATTTAAATTCAATTGAAGAAGCTAATGCTTATAAAGAATTAATTGAGTTACTAGGATTAACCCAAGAAGAATTAGCACAACGAATTGGAAAATCACGAAGTCATGTCACAAATACGATGCGATTATTAAATTTACCAGCTGAAGCGCAAACCTTGTTATTAGAAAATAAAGTAACAATGGGGCAAGTTAAACCATTAATTAGTTTAAATGTTGACAAAAATGAATTAAAAAACATTATTAATAAGATTATTAATTTAAATTTGAATGCGCGTCAGGTTGAAGAATTAGCCAAAGAATATAATCCAAAAATAACGAAACCATTAATTGAAAATTCAGAGAAGGATTCATCAAAACGAGCTGTTAATGAATTTTTGGAAAATAAAATAATGCAAAAATTAGGAACAAAAGTAGTTATTGATACTGAAAAAATTGTTATCAAGTATACTGGAATTAAAGATTTAAACCGTATTTTAGAATTATTAGGTTTAATTGATGATTAA
- a CDS encoding isochorismatase family protein produces MNKKALIVVDYQNDFVDSKGALYVPGAEKLYEKIVALIDEFHHNGDLVIATKDFHPNNHCSFAKWGPHCIVNTFGSELYKLTTSQFDHIILKGTQQDFDNYSGFFSDNHTSNGLHEFLQEHKVTNLVIVGVAIDVCMSATLVDAIKLNYHGIIDLNASAGFKPQITF; encoded by the coding sequence ATGAACAAAAAAGCTTTAATTGTCGTTGATTATCAAAATGACTTTGTTGATTCTAAGGGAGCATTATATGTTCCGGGGGCAGAAAAATTATATGAAAAAATTGTTGCTTTAATTGATGAATTTCATCATAATGGTGATTTAGTTATTGCAACAAAAGATTTTCATCCTAATAATCATTGTTCGTTTGCTAAATGAGGTCCGCATTGCATTGTAAATACATTTGGCAGTGAGTTATATAAATTAACTACATCTCAATTTGACCATATTATTTTAAAAGGAACACAACAAGATTTTGATAACTACAGTGGTTTTTTTAGTGATAATCATACTTCAAATGGATTACATGAATTTCTTCAAGAACACAAGGTTACTAACTTGGTCATTGTTGGTGTTGCTATAGATGTTTGTATGTCAGCAACGCTTGTTGATGCTATTAAATTAAACTATCATGGTATTATTGACTTAAATGCTAGTGCTGGATTTAAACCACAAATTACTTTTTAA
- a CDS encoding AAA family ATPase: MGKIIAITNQKGGVGKTTTSINLAAGLARTGRKILLVDIDPQGNATTGTGANKEEIHESMYDVLVGQIPLKNIIISNIMTNVDLAPATISLAGADIYLMERTEDNQSILLERIKPVRDKYDFILIDCPPSLGLINRNALACADSVLIPIQAEYYALEGLAQLLTTIHFVQKMFNESLAIEGIVLTMFDSRTKLSFEVMTEVKKYFNEKVYRTHIPRNVKISESPSHGLNIFEYDKGGAGAVAYEELAREVLANNGK, from the coding sequence ATGGGAAAAATTATTGCAATCACAAACCAAAAAGGTGGCGTTGGTAAAACAACAACTTCGATTAACTTAGCGGCCGGATTGGCACGTACTGGACGAAAAATTTTATTAGTTGATATTGATCCCCAAGGAAATGCAACAACAGGGACAGGTGCTAATAAAGAAGAAATTCATGAAAGTATGTATGATGTTTTAGTTGGACAAATCCCATTAAAAAATATTATTATCTCAAATATTATGACTAATGTTGATTTAGCACCAGCAACCATTTCATTAGCGGGAGCAGATATTTATTTGATGGAAAGAACAGAAGATAACCAAAGCATTTTATTGGAGCGGATTAAACCGGTTCGTGATAAGTATGATTTTATTTTAATTGATTGTCCTCCTTCTTTAGGGTTGATTAATCGAAATGCACTAGCTTGTGCTGATTCTGTTTTAATTCCAATTCAAGCAGAGTATTATGCTTTAGAAGGTTTGGCACAGTTATTAACAACAATTCATTTTGTACAAAAAATGTTTAATGAAAGTTTAGCAATTGAAGGAATTGTTTTAACAATGTTTGATTCACGAACAAAATTATCATTTGAAGTGATGACAGAAGTTAAAAAATATTTTAATGAAAAAGTTTATCGAACACATATTCCAAGAAATGTTAAAATTAGTGAATCACCATCACATGGTTTGAATATTTTTGAATATGATAAAGGTGGTGCAGGTGCAGTTGCTTATGAAGAATTAGCGAGAGAGGTGTTGGCAAACAATGGCAAGTAA
- a CDS encoding HNH endonuclease signature motif containing protein has translation MIVELFIGSVPPNMTIDHINGNPRDNRAENLEIVSKRENTIRQIRMWSHPHSFYNRYLVEAHSEKRWMYRGELYNWIEILKLLHSQGIIYYQVKWKGSSKGRIGQLPNGETIMRVKNIDSNNDENDDDFKKNYYVVYS, from the coding sequence TTGATTGTTGAGTTATTTATTGGTTCAGTTCCGCCAAATATGACAATTGATCATATTAATGGTAATCCTCGTGATAATCGAGCAGAAAATTTAGAAATAGTTTCAAAACGAGAAAATACAATTCGGCAAATTAGGATGTGATCACATCCGCATAGTTTTTATAATCGATATTTAGTGGAAGCACATAGTGAGAAACGATGAATGTATCGTGGTGAACTATATAATTGAATTGAAATCTTAAAACTATTACATTCTCAAGGAATTATTTACTATCAAGTGAAATGAAAAGGAAGTAGTAAAGGGCGAATTGGTCAATTACCAAATGGTGAAACAATTATGCGTGTCAAAAATATTGATTCTAATAATGATGAAAATGATGATGATTTTAAAAAAAACTATTATGTTGTTTATTCATAA
- a CDS encoding DNA-3-methyladenine glycosylase — protein MRNAVVARELLGKYLVRIIDGKKIICKIIETEAYDRPEDDANHGFNNKRSSRNETLFWKGGFAHFFLIYGMYHCFNIVTDQVDFPSAVLLCDGEIIIDETVPNFVSTPRLANGPGKLSRYLKNTKADDGLSLLESSVLYLDEDTAPTAIEITTTPPVNIEYATNFKLKPYRFYITDHKAVSKK, from the coding sequence GGAAAATATTTAGTTCGAATTATTGATGGGAAAAAAATTATTTGTAAAATTATTGAAACTGAAGCTTATGATAGACCGGAAGATGATGCTAATCATGGTTTTAACAATAAACGTAGTTCTCGTAATGAAACACTTTTTTGAAAAGGTGGCTTTGCACATTTTTTTCTCATTTATGGGATGTATCATTGTTTTAATATTGTTACTGACCAAGTTGATTTTCCAAGTGCAGTTTTATTATGCGATGGTGAAATTATTATTGATGAAACTGTTCCTAACTTTGTTTCAACACCACGGTTAGCAAATGGTCCCGGAAAGTTATCGCGCTATTTAAAAAATACTAAAGCTGATGATGGCCTTTCTCTGCTAGAAAGTTCGGTTTTATATCTTGATGAAGATACAGCACCAACTGCAATTGAAATTACAACTACACCACCGGTCAACATTGAGTATGCAACAAATTTTAAATTAAAACCATATCGATTTTATATTACAGATCATAAAGCAGTTTCAAAAAAATAA
- the rsmG gene encoding 16S rRNA (guanine(527)-N(7))-methyltransferase RsmG has product MIKLIKTALPELEIRPEQEKQLQLYYQYLVEQNQIMNLTTIINEDEIYLKHFLDSGLLLKEFSFSKDMTVSDVGSGAGFPGLVLKILCPTIKLTIIEALEKRCLFLQRLVMKLQLRNVEIIHARAEEYSREHAEFFELVVSRAVANLGMLLELVVRMVRTSGRIICYKGQNVRVELQAAQKTLSVLNLKLEKIQHETIPQLGERNICYFIKTGATAEPYPRRFNQIKKFPIG; this is encoded by the coding sequence ATGATTAAATTAATTAAAACAGCGTTACCAGAATTAGAAATTAGACCTGAGCAAGAAAAACAGTTACAATTATATTATCAATATTTAGTTGAACAAAACCAAATTATGAATTTAACTACAATTATTAACGAAGACGAGATTTATCTTAAACATTTTCTTGATTCAGGATTATTATTAAAAGAATTCTCATTTTCAAAGGATATGACAGTTAGTGATGTTGGTAGTGGCGCTGGTTTTCCGGGGCTTGTTTTAAAAATTCTTTGTCCAACAATTAAATTAACAATTATTGAAGCATTAGAAAAACGATGCTTATTTTTACAACGATTAGTGATGAAGTTGCAATTAAGAAATGTTGAAATTATTCATGCTCGAGCAGAAGAATATAGTCGAGAGCATGCTGAGTTTTTTGAACTTGTTGTTTCTCGTGCTGTTGCTAATTTAGGAATGCTTTTAGAATTAGTAGTGCGAATGGTTAGAACATCGGGAAGGATTATTTGTTATAAAGGGCAAAATGTTAGGGTTGAATTACAAGCAGCGCAAAAAACTTTATCAGTTTTAAATTTAAAATTAGAAAAAATTCAACATGAAACAATTCCACAACTTGGTGAACGGAACATTTGTTATTTTATTAAGACAGGGGCAACTGCAGAACCATATCCCCGTCGGTTTAATCAAATAAAAAAATTTCCAATTGGATAA